In one Culex quinquefasciatus strain JHB chromosome 2, VPISU_Cqui_1.0_pri_paternal, whole genome shotgun sequence genomic region, the following are encoded:
- the LOC6035970 gene encoding sodium/potassium/calcium exchanger 3 yields MRTLRGAGVSRLDYVVPAAVLLITLAGVHCMVPDLRQLEELPENYRPKPISSNPSQPYPLEPKFPYQSNDTSVNIQHVAASGFSPAHLTLDERIELEKNTWHWYPYQRINYKVLEDGRKVELFCEGGSAMDDLPDDVFTQEQRLQGAIVLHFIGAIYFFTILAYVVGEYFLPAVECICEDLKLTQDVAAATFMAIAGTTPEFFTNTISTFVAESEMGIGTIMGSLLFNTLGVAAVAGLATRKPVQLDWWPITRDSIVFAIHVAILIGFAWDGRIHWYESIVIMVLLVNYFVVMFQNKRIMKFAKKYIEVKWNLCGRVIRSIEADEQAAEQEATAKAAEQGQSPQKLQIPTVAQRIQQRPSIRLSTASILSDQMAEKPLKVGELQIPSRHVLPDPDDHPDMTLWRISNETWLRLFWWFYSWPIRFVLTFTIPNPLIMRRWYPLTFIMCIIFIGLTSFLVFWMVAIIGFTFGIPDTIMGLTFLAMGGCMPEAIAAVLVIRTGNGAMGVSNALGANSLSILFSLGLPWFIRTMADGASSNNSYVIIASYGMQYSIVALLFAIASLYIAVYVAKFKLRKRLGLVLFACYGVLVTFMLLNELDIFFSSGNKC; encoded by the exons AGGACTTTGAGAGGTGCAGGCGTCTCAAGATTGGACTATGTTGTTCCAGCGGCAGTATTACTCATCACACTCGCCGGAGTTCACTGTATGGTGCCTGACCTGAGGCAGTTGGAGGAATTACCTG AAAACTACCGTCCAAAACCCATCTCATCAAACCCCTCTCAACCGTATCCATTAGAGCCAAAGTTTCCGTACCAAAGCAATGACACCTCCGTCAACATCCAGCACGTGGCCGCCAGTGGCTTTTCGCCGGCCCATCTGACGCTGGACGAGCGAATCGAGCTGGAGAAGAACACGTGGCACTGGTATCCGTACCAGCGCATCAACTACAAAGTACTCGAGGATGGCCGCAAGGTGGAACTGTTTTGCGAGGGGGGCTCCGCCATGGACGACCTTCCGGATGATGTCTTCACTC AGGAGCAACGGTTACAAGGTGCAATAGTACTTCACTTTATTGGTGCAATTTACTTCTTCACAATCCTGGCCTACGTCGTCGGAGAATACTTCCTGCCAGCGGTGGAATGCATCTGCGAGGATTTGAAGCTGACTCAG GATGTGGCGGCGGCCACGTTTATGGCGATTGCCGGAACAACGCCGGAGTTCTTCACCAACACGATCAGCACCTTCGTGGCGGAGTCGGAAATGGGCATCGGAACCATCATGGGTTCGCTGCTGTTCAACACGCTGGGTGTGGCCGCCGTGGCCGGACTAGCAACGCGGAAG CCGGTTCAACTCGACTGGTGGCCCATAACGCGTGACTCGATTGTGTTCGCCATCCACGTGGCGATCCTGATTGGATTTGCCTGGGATGGGCGCATCCACTGGTACGAGTCGATCGTGATCATGGTTCTGCTGGTCAACTACTTCGTGGTCATGTTCCAGAACAAACGAATTATGAAGTTTGCCAAGAAGTACATCGAGGTCAAGTGGAACCTGTGCGGCCGGGTTATTCGGAGTATCGAAGCCGATGAACAGGCTGCTGAGCAAGAGGCCACAGCCAAGGCTGCGGAGCAGGGACAGAGCCCCCAGAAGCTGCAGATCCCGACGGTGGCACAGCGAATTCAGCAGCGTCCCAGCATTCGGCTGTCCACGGCATCGATCTTGTCCGACCAAATGGCGGAGAAGCCATTGAAGGTGGGCGAGTTGCAAA TTCCATCGCGCCACGTCCTCCCCGATCCCGACGACCATCCGGACATGACGCTGTGGAGAATTTCGAACGAAACCTGGCTGCGTCTTTTCTGGTGGTTCTACAGCTGGCCGATCCGCTTCGTGTTGACCTTTACGATTCCGAATCCGCTCATCATGCGCCGCTGGTACCCGCTGACCTTCATCATGTGCATTATCTTCATCGGGTTGACCTCGTTCCTGGTGTTCTGGATGGTCGCCATCATCGGGTTCACGTTCGGCATTCCAGACACGATCATGGGGCTGACCTTCCTCGCGATGGGCGGTTGCATGCCGGAGGCCATCGCGGCCGTACTGGTCATCCGGACGG GTAACGGAGCGATGGGGGTGTCGAACGCCCTCGGGGCCAACTCGCTCTCGATCCTGTTTTCCCTGGGTCTGCCGTGGTTCATCCGGACGATGGCGGACGGGGCCAGTTCTAACAACTCGTACGTCATAATTGCCTCGTACGGGATGCAGTACTCGATAGTGGCCCTTCTGTTCGCCATCGCTTCCCTATACATCGCGGTGTACGTGGCCAAGTTCAAGCTGCGGAAGCGTCTCGGACTGGTGCTGTTTGCCTGCTACGGCGTCCTGGTGACGTTTATGCTGTTGAATGAGCTGGACATCTTCTTCTCATCTGGAAACAAATGTTGA
- the LOC6035971 gene encoding sodium/potassium/calcium exchanger 4, translating into MKPLDISTAVLLTVLCWKRVNSVFVPITHQSQEVHVQRLSNASTSLEELAALEDRAGIGFAPGFNESQSPQICVLTTSMDDLPPDLFSKTQRLRGAILLHFFAAVYFFIILAYICSEYFLPSVECICEDLHLSEDVAAATFMATATSMPEFFTNTISTLVVDSDMGLGTILGSMLFNTLGVAALVAILTKSHVKLDWWPLTRDSIIVMIAISSLVSCLWDERVYWYESVVFVVLYVLYFLVMFQNERMKRIATDLIETRWNLCTRLEEPKADDEFTEQSSRKYSVAVLGEAINTTLELPAAKKNVSRRCSIPVFVPSEEPAANKMKLLTVSTGSWFAVVWWCYTWPFRLLIHFTIPDARVHRKWYPLTFFMCILWIGGTSYVVFWMMSIIGETFAVPETVMGLTFLAFGGCMPEAVSAVTVIRKGNGSMGVSNSLGANTLAILFSLGLPWFIRNMMEGGASTGAYVEINSYGMQYSVFGLFLAVGILYAVLFASKYTLRKLVGLVLMGGYLLIVTFMILVELDVFFPSEKTC; encoded by the exons ATGAAGCCACTTGACATTAGTACTGCTGTACTACTTACCGTGTTGTGTTGGAAAAGAGTTAATTCAGTTTTTG TTCCGATAACGCACCAATCCCAGGAAGTACACGTGCAACGCCTATCGAACGCATCAACCAGCTTGGAAGAGCTCGCTGCGCTGGAAGACCGTGCCGGTATCGGGTTTGCCCCGGGCTTCAACGAATCTCAATCACCACAAATATGTGTTCTCACCACGTCGATGGACGATCTGCCGCCGGATCTGTTTTCAA aaactcaGCGACTTCGAGGAGCGATTCTGTTGCACTTCTTTGCGGCAGTTTATTTCTTCATAATACTTGCTTACATTTGCAGCGAGTACTTTCTTCCTTCCGTGGAGTGCATCTGTGAAGATTTGCATCTTTCAGAG GACGTGGCTGCGGCCACCTTTATGGCAACGGCAACCTCCATGCCGGAGTTCTTCACCAACACCATCAGTACGCTTGTGGTCGATTCCGACATGGGCTTGGGAACAATCCTGGGATCGATGCTGTTCAACACGCTTGGGGTGGCCGCCCTGGTGGCAATACTGACCAAAAGT CACGTCAAACTCGACTGGTGGCCACTCACGCGGGACTCCATAATCGTGATGATCGCGATCAGCTCACTGGTCAGCTGCCTGTGGGACGAACGCGTCTACTGGTACGAATCGGTAGTGTTCGTTGTGCTCTACGTGTTGTACTTCCTGGTGATGTTCCAAAACGAACGTATGAAGCGGATCGCAACGGATCTGATCGAAACGCGCTGGAATCTGTGCACCAGGCTGGAGGAACCCAAGGCGGACGATGAGTTCACGGAGCAATCTTCGCGCAAGTATTCGGTGGCCGTGCTGGGTGAAGCGATCAACACCACGCTGGAACTTCCGGCGGCGAAAAAGAACGTTTCCCGTAGGTGTAGCATACCGGTGTTCGTTCCGTCGGAGGAACCCGCGGCAAACAAGATGAAACTGCTTACAGTATCGACTGGATCGTGGTTCGCCGTTGTTTGGTGGTGCTACACGTGGCCGTTTCGGTTACTGATTCACTTCACCATTCCGGATGCCAGGGTTCACCGGAAGTGGTACCCGCTGACGTTTTTCATGTGCATTCTGTGGATCGGTGGAACATCGTACGTGGTGTTCTGGATGATGTCCATTATTGGGGAGACGTTCGCGGTGCCGGAAACGGTCATGGGTCTGACTTTTCTGGCGTTTGGAGGCTGCATGCCGGAGGCGGTATCCGCCGTTACTGTCATCCGGAAAG GCAACGGATCGATGGGCGTGTCCAACTCGCTGGGAGCAAACACACTCGCGATCCTGTTCTCCTTGGGTCTGCCGTGGTTCATTCGGAACATGATGGAGGGAGGGGCCTCTACCGGAGCTTACGTCGAAATCAACTCGTACGGAATGCAGTATTCGGTGTTTGGTCTCTTTCTGGCGGTTGGCATTCTGTATGCGGTGCTGTTCGCGTCGAAATATACGCTCAGGAAGTTGGTCGGGTTAGTGCTTATGGGAGGCTATCTGCTGATTGTTACGTTTATGATATTAGTCGAGCTGGATGTGTTCTTTCCGTCGGAAAAAACATGCTGA